The following is a genomic window from Dermacentor variabilis isolate Ectoservices chromosome 11, ASM5094787v1, whole genome shotgun sequence.
tCTGCGGAGGCGGGACGTCCATCCACAAACCagactctgtgccggtcacgtggcgtcgacgggagcaagatccctcccacgatttgAGAgtgcctatttaaggggctccgaaatgtacttttaacaccacttcattctcttcttataaTCTGTCACCAACATTTGagtaaaccgtgcaagtttcgcactagaaatcgtctcgtccttgcctggtcgccatggtgtACCGGATGCcggcagcctgccgacaacgccacgctacccaatagtaacgtcggtagAGCTTCGACAAACAGGTGTCgcaacaactcggcagcagtacgatacgcgaccctggagtacgcaaccaGGGGTCGTCTACGAGAAACTCCTAGGTTTCGGCAAGACATACGTGGTACAAACGGGACGTTGTGTTaatgacagactgagggagcaTGCTAACAGTATCGGTAAGTATGACAAGGTGCATCTGCATccgcactgtaaagcctgtcaTTGAACGCCACGCTTTGAGCAAGTATTGATTCTAGGCAAAAGTAAGGACCAAACTACAAGGGAGTTCTTGGAAGCCttctatattaaaaagaaagggtctgattgtgttAGCGATACATCTATCAAACTACattccgcagaaatgtgctttatccaaagtatgttatcatgaccatgttgcgctgtcacaccttggctccctaCACGTGATCTGAAGTTGTATTTTCTTCTATACGTTTTTTCAGGttctcattaaacagttggtagttccGCCGCTTCACTGCCTTCATTTCTTCTGtctcttttcaagaaatgtattttacTCGACAATGTGTACCTAGAAAAGccaagcaccaacttgcccaaaaagAAGTGCttttgagcggcttgtcttatctaattggcggaCAAGGGGCAAGgatcacgctcaagtggagagggaatcgagGGGGCCGAGGGCGAGCACTGCAAAGCgataacaggatgaagagggtgTTGCCGGCATCTGCGACTGGTCCtctttcccttgcttagcttgcggtggctggtcgaaaattgccgtggctgatcgaaaattgcggcggcatgccaCGGTAGGTCAAGACTGCCGCTGAAACGGATCTTAAGCAAAGACGAGTTGGCAGAACGACGTCATAAACGTGCCTAaattgctcgaaaacgttacactacCGCGCAAGAAGTTTAAttctacgcaaataaacccaagttctgcggcagctgcgagtagccaCTGCCTGAGCGATctgtggcagccatcttttattcctttcggaacggggcatccCTACGGCTATTCAGaggaaaattcacttttgtttggcatattaatgcatgcttaacgcgtacacgttactTCGACggggtgagttttcgcagttttgtgacgtcgcgtgacaggcaggtttagtgggtgcagcccgaaaacttttgaccaatagctgagggctaatgacgaaaaggcgtcgaatcagaaataacactTTTTCGTTTGTTCggcccaatcatgcataatcagtgtgtacacgccctatcatatggggagctatcgcggttttcgtgacgtcgcatgataGACAGGCGAAGCGGGGATGGTCCCAATCAATTTTGACCAATCgagaagggctgattgcagaataggaatagaaaggtttggaagagctttacgttatagcgccctgtATTGTATTGTAGTGTTCTTTTTGTGCCAGAGTCGTACAATTACTGCAACATAGTTataaatccatgacgtcacattgtCGCACCGGCGGTAATCTTCCGCGGAAAATATCAGAACGCTCGGGCCACCTTTTTCTTTCTCGTGAGAATCATTTTTTTCTGCCAACAGAATACACATGGTTTTCAAGGGTTTCTTTGCTAATATAAATACATTGTGCGCAGTTTGTAAGTGCCGTTCATTATGTGCGGTTTGTAAGTAAAGTTCACTAAAGAGATACCATGCTGCAGCATTTAGTGCCCCTTAAGTTAAAGTGCACAAAGGTGACGTAATGCACACTTGTTTTCGAATATTTAGGCGTGAAgtaatttttcttgtttcttttctatttcaGATGTCTTGGTAGCTGCAGTAATGACGGCAAACACGATCTAATGCTCTCCTGTGACGTTCAGAATAAGTTTTCGTGTTGTCATTATAAGGCCGATCGTATAACAGCACAATGACATCGTTCATGATGCGACACTTCAAACCATATTGCTGGATCTGCTTAGCTTCTGGACTTGTGATTTTTCGAGGACTTCGAGCAACCGCACAGCATAAGACGGACATGATTTGGAAAGCCTCCTACCTATTTTACGCCTTCATCTGCTTTGTTCTACTCATAGTGGTTACTGCGTTCTTTTTTTACCAGATGACTGTAACATTCTTGATCGGAGTTCAGGTTTTCACCAGGTGGCTCTACCTTCTCGTTTTCACTGTCGTCGGTTTCAAAGTTCTGCTGAACCTTCTCTGCATTGCCCTCAAGTCGCGCCACCTTTTCGATTTCTTCAAACAATCGGCGAGGTACGAAAGCTCGGTAAATTTTGTGCCACCCGAGTGCTGCCGGCAAACCAAAAGCTGCTATTTCATACGACTTATACATTGCCTTGCATTTGTAGGAAATCTGTCCCTTAGCAGCTACCTCCTTTGCAACTTCATCGACAACCTCGAATACAGTGGTACCCAAGGCGTCGTTCTGAAGGTATCCGGCGTCGCTGGTGACTTCATCTTCTACGTGTACCAAATGGTTGACTTCATTGTTCTAAGACCGTGTCTAGAAGTTCTGCTGTTGTACATTCGGCAGCAGCACGAGGTTGTTCGCTGCATGATTGACGGCGGCGGCAGCTTGGTTTTCGTCAAGCGAGCTAGGAACGTCGAAGAGATTAGGATGAACCTTTGTGCTATAGCGTTGCTCAAGACGCAGCTGAATGGCATTTGGCGGTGGTCCATTATGCTCTCCGGTGGAGCCGTTCTGCTATTTGCCTGTATCTGCACATATACGGTGTTCGTAGAGGGGCTTTCAACGCTTCAGTCTGTAATCTGCCTACTCTACAGTGTGTTGTTGCTCCTGGACATTCTGGACATTACCGGATTGAGTCAGGAAATGGTCAACGAAGTGAGTATAAGGTCGAAAATATAAGCTGTTTGTGCTTTTTCACATTTCTACTTGTAAATTTGACATGTATAAAGCGGAGTGAACTTGCGTATcgttgtgcgcgcgcgtgtgtgtttgagtgtgtttgtatgtgtttgtgtgtgtgtgtgcgccagCATGCGGGCGTACGGGATCACTTGGCAAAACGTCTGACATCATGGCGCACCAGGTTCGGCAGCAAGCCTCTGAATCACTGGAAAGTTTATTTTACCACTCATATTCATTTGTTCGTTTGACAATTTAACATCACGGCGAAGCTGGCAACATATTCTATTTGTTACAAACATTTACAATATAATACAAAATAAACCAGATCAGTTGGGCACTTATTTCAGTAGACACTTCACAGATCAATATACGTTTCTATTTCGGTAGAACAACTTCTTCATGCGAAAGTTACTCGCTGTAGTAATTCTGGTGAAATGATGCATTTTTAGGTGCTTTCTAGAACTTTACGTAGCCATGACGTTTACGGGCGTCTTTCGTTCGAGTCAACAGCTTAATCATTCTTGGGTAGCACGTTACATAGGCCGAAGTCCTTGCAACACGAAGAACCATGTTGACTTACTGTTCTTTACAGTTGCGAAGCATGCGACAAACTCTTCAGAGTGCTCCAACCGGCCAGCAAAACGGAGCATATTTTACTCAGGTGCGTATTTTGATGTCGTTATTGTtaatatgcatgcttaagaaaaaCTATGGGTTTGTACGTGcgtggttaagaggaagctttacatCAGCAACTCTGCTCTGAATACAAAGGAATCGCAactactacactctaagaaaagtttacaccctttgagctatatcttgccacacaacaataaacgtcatctgtcttgtccgcatttcctacTTTTTACTGCTGCGATACCgttacttcccagtaacgaacggcatgcgcgttatcagcatgacatagcactgccgacaggaaagtagagggCGCTccgtttttaagaaaggaaactgaAGCAAGGCAAGACGAccattatcgttgcgtggcagatatacacccctaagggcgtaaacttttttcATAGTGTATTGGTGAGGTTTGCGACTCCTCAATTTAAAATGGAAAATTGATCCACTTATGGAGGCAGCTAGGTTTTATATTTAGCCCATTAGTGCTTTGGAATTTCTTTTCCCGAATCGCGAAGTAAAAGATGCTTTGGTATGCCGTTTACAACTCTATTCAGCAATAACAAAATATGTCACAATTCCGTAATCTGTGCTCATTCAGATACATCTAAAGCGGGAAATACTAATGTGTTTTACATTATTCAGATACAAAGCATGAATTTATAAGTAGAACATTTGTAAAACAATTATAAGAGTTTTAACTCTTCACGTGCAAGTTCTAAACTTCTATATCCCATTTTCCCGTTTCAGACGGAGTTTTCAGTACTGCCATCTCTATCATTGGTGCAGAGTTATCCGACTTCGGGACCTTCTTTATTCGTTTTTGTACTTCCCTATTTAAGAAACTTCTTGATACAAACTAAGGCCCTAAACTCTGCATGTCTAcagaacataattttttttttcgaaaagccACAATTTCCTTTCAGATTGGTCTAACAGTTGTCTAATTAAAGCATGCGTGCGTATCACATATCTTTGAATAGTAAAATCCTATTTGCCTCCAACCAAATGCTTTCTCCTAATTGTGAACGAATGAGCGAATGACCTTGACCATGGTCATTGTTTCGTTTACAGATAAGCTATCTGCGAGATACCATAAAACCTAAGGAGATGGCTGTATCTGGAGCTGGCTTCTTTTCGTTAAATTTCCCATTGCTTGTTTCGGTAAGCAAGATTTCCTACTTTGATTCGCAGGAATTGGTATTTGTTGCTGGACCACCAGTTATAAACGTCAGCTGTTTGTATGGCTATGTCGTGTAACGAGAATTTAGCCACTCTTATGTCTATATTTTGGTACATATTTAAACACCCTACGGTGTTTATCCGAATCAAGGCCAACGCCCGATATTTGGAAggtcagagaaaaagaaagatatccTGCAATGTCAGCTGAACGAATACGCCATTCGATTCTGAAAATAACAAGCAAGCTTCTGATGACGTTGCACTTTTGGAGTGCATGCATTACGCAATACGCCTGAGTTTTATTCAATACCACCGAGATCCGATTGAATGCTTCACTAAGCCAAGTAGACTTGTCCGTCGTATATCAAAGTAGACTGGCGTCTTTTTCCAAGCGACTTTTTGTACCAAGCGTCTCTTTTTTCTGTCGGCTTTTTTCGAGCGACACCTGAAACATTTGTGACTTCGTTCACCCGTATGATATCCGTTATTACGGACATTCCTTATTCAAAAAACAAACACATCTGCCACATAACAGCCAAATCCAATAATCCAATATAGAACATATAGAATGCCATCGAAAAACCCGCTTTTCACATACTCACCGACAGCAAGTAGCCTGCCGGAGTTTCAGAAAAGGATAATCTAATGCCAAGCCCTACGAATTCTCACAGAAACGGCAAAGAAGCACCTACCAGATATATACACAGCTCGGACCCTGAAGCCCGAGTCTCTGCtggggaatgaggcagccgacACCTCCGCCATAGCTCACGTTTACAGGGCTTTCTCACAGGACGCGCCAAGAACTGATGAAGTCCCAAAAAACACATGGATATTGTGCAACGCTACAGGCTAGACGGCAGAACTTATCTGCCACTTCACCCCAGCCGAACTAGAAAAGAGGCACCAACCCTCAGAAAATTGCAAACCAACAGCTACGTCCACGGTATGCTATTGCATCGAACCTCACTTAATGAGCCTTGATACATCTCTCTGCACGTACTGTGTTGTCCCAGACAACCCATGCCAAATGGGATCGGGATGTGTAGAAAAATATGGCACCGTAGACTCCCAAAAACTAATCGAAGGGTAGGGGGAGGCCAagacccgaagagacagcgcagtCTGATCGAACAGGCGCGGCAGATGGCTATGGCCTGCCGCTACCTTGAACAAGGAGGCTATTATGATCGAGCTCTCAAGTGTGATAAGAATTCAAACGGGCTTCCCCTTGTCAaaataattgccctcttctcccaATCGACGCCACCTCCTTCCCCAC
Proteins encoded in this region:
- the LOC142563674 gene encoding uncharacterized protein LOC142563674 produces the protein MTSFMMRHFKPYCWICLASGLVIFRGLRATAQHKTDMIWKASYLFYAFICFVLLIVVTAFFFYQMTVTFLIGVQVFTRWLYLLVFTVVGFKVLLNLLCIALKSRHLFDFFKQSARYESSVNFVPPECCRQTKSCYFIRLIHCLAFVGNLSLSSYLLCNFIDNLEYSGTQGVVLKVSGVAGDFIFYVYQMVDFIVLRPCLEVLLLYIRQQHEVVRCMIDGGGSLVFVKRARNVEEIRMNLCAIALLKTQLNGIWRWSIMLSGGAVLLFACICTYTVFVEGLSTLQSVICLLYSVLLLLDILDITGLSQEMVNELRSMRQTLQSAPTGQQNGAYFTQISYLRDTIKPKEMAVSGAGFFSLNFPLLVSLAGSAITYTVILVQTSESVKTTAK